A genomic segment from Sciurus carolinensis chromosome 1, mSciCar1.2, whole genome shotgun sequence encodes:
- the Ube2j2 gene encoding ubiquitin-conjugating enzyme E2 J2, whose product MSSSSSKRAPTTATQRLKQDYLRIKKDPVPYICAEPLPSNILEWHYVVRGPEMTPYEGGYYHGKLIFPREFPFKPPSIYMITPNGRFKCNTRLCLSITDFHPDTWNPAWSVSTILTGLLSFMVEKGPTLGSIETSDFTKRQLAAQSLVFNLKDKVFCELFPEVVEEIKQKQKAQDELSSRPQTLPLPDVVPDGEMHLGQNGVQLLNGHAPGAGPHLAGLQQANRHHGLLGGALANLFVIVGFAAFAYTVKYVLRSIAQE is encoded by the exons atgagcagcagcagcagcaagagaGCCCCAACGACAGCAAcccagagactgaagcaggactATCTTCGGATTAAGAAAGACCCGGTGCCTTACATCTGCGCCGAGCCCCTCCCTTCCAATATTCTTGAATG GCACTATGTTGTCCGTGGCCCTGAGATGACCCCTTACGAAG GTGGCTATTATCATGGAAAGCTAATTTTTCCCAGAGAATTTCCTTTTAAGCCTCCTAGTATTTACATGATAACTCCCAATGGAAGGTTTAAGTGCAACACGAG GCTGTGTCTCTCCATCACGGATTTCCACCCAGACACATGGAACCCAGCCTGGTCTGTCTCTACCATCCTGACCGGGCTCCTGAGCTTCATGGTGGAGAAGGGCCCCACCCTGGGCAGCATAGAGACGTCGGACTTCACG aAAAGACAACTGGCAGCACAGAGTCTAGtgtttaatttaaaagataaagtcTTTTGTGAATTGTTCCCTGAAGTTGTGGAG gaaattaaacaaaaacagaaagcacaAGATGAACTCAGTAGCAGGCCGCAGACTCTGCCCTTGCCAGATGTGGTTCCTGATGGGGAGATGCACCTTGGCCAGAACGGGGTCCAGCTTCTCAATGGGCATGCGCCAGGGGCCGGGCCCCACCTTGCAGGGCTCCAGCAGGCCAACCGGCACCATGGACTCCTGGGCGGTGCCCTGGCGAACTTGTTTGTCATAGTGGGTTTTGCAGCCTTTGCCTACACGGTCAAGTATGTGCTGAGGAGCATCGCGCAGGAGTGA
- the C1qtnf12 gene encoding adipolin codes for MRRWAWAVVLALLWPQLALLRGVGARREPRRQRQLVQRTEAPNATASDSEGLPGSPKPQEASGPEFSDAHKTWLNFVRRPDDNSSKKRCRGRDKKSQGLLSPPGPPGVEVTPALLQEFKDMLKEATERRFSSWPDMLLPHGSGLQLMVEAFHCRLKSPVLVDKKTLVELQGFQAPTAQGVFLRGSGLSLASGRFTAPVSAIFQFSASLHVDHSELQGRARLRARDTVRVLICIESLCHHHTSLEAISGLESNSRVFTAQVQGLLQLQAGQYASVFVDNGSGVVLTIQSGSSFSGLLLGT; via the exons ATGCGGCGCTGGGCCTGGGCCGTGGTCCTGGCCCTCCTCTGGCCACAGCTTGCGTTGCTCAGGGGAGTCGGGGCGCGGCGGGAGCCTAGGAGGCAGCGGCAGCTGGTCCAGCGCACCGAGGCCCCGAACGCCACCGCGTCTGACAGCGAGGGTCTGCCCGGCTCCCCCAAG CCACAGGAGGCCTCAGGGCCTGAGTTCTCAGATGCCCACAAGACGTGGCTGAACTTTGTCCGACGGCCAGATGACAATTCCTCCAAGAAGCGATGCCGAGGCCGAGACAAGAAGTCG CAAGGCCTCTTGAGTCCCCCGGGACCCCCCGGCGTAGAAGtcaccccagccctgcttcagGAGTTCAAGGACATGCTGAAGG AGGCCACAGAACGGCGGTTCTCATCATGGCCAGACATGCTGCTGCCCCACGGGTCTGGCCTGCAGCTGATGGTTGAGGCCTTTCACTGCCGGCTGAAGAGCCCGGTGCTGGTAGACAAGAAGACCCTGGTAGAACTGCAGGGCTTCCAGGCC CCCACTGCCCAGGGTGTCTTCCTGCGGGGGTCTGGCCTGAGCCTGGCCTCAGGCCGATTCACAGCTCCAGTCTCCGCCATCTTCCAGTTTTCGGCCAGCCTGCATGTGG ACCACAGTGAGCTGCAGGGCAGGGCCCGGCTGCGGGCACGGGACACTGTTCGTGTCCTCATCTGCATCGAGTCCCTGTGTCACCACCACAC GTCCCTAGAGGCCATCTCCGGCCTGGAGAGCAACAGCAGGGTCTTCACCGCACAGGTGCAggggctgctgcagctgcag GCTGGGCAGTACGCCTCTGTGTTCGTGGACAACGGCTCTGGGGTGGTCCTCACCATCCAGAGTGGCTCCAGCTTCTCTGGGCTGCTTCTGGGTACCTGA